The Girardinichthys multiradiatus isolate DD_20200921_A chromosome 6, DD_fGirMul_XY1, whole genome shotgun sequence genome window below encodes:
- the LOC124869643 gene encoding Golgi reassembly-stacking protein 2-like → MGGSQSVEIPGGGSEGYHVLRVQENSPGHRAGLEPFFDFIVSINNSRLNKDNDTLKDLLKANVEKPVKMLVYSSKTLELRETTVTPSNLWGGQGLLGVSIRFCSFEGANENVWHVLEVEPNSPAALAGLRPHTDYIIGADTVMNESEDLFSLIESHEAKGLKLYVYNTDTDNCREVVITPNSAWGGDGSLGCGIGYGYLHRIPTRPFEEGKKISFPANSSTEPVSPIKDGFTEVQLSAVTSPSSTPAVSSGFEDALSSMSISSAPPPMPSELQTGLPTVPLLPSTSSSSFVPLPPLNPAATGFNPATTLPGLMPLPGGLPPLPNLPNLNLPLPDLSAVSLAGTSSIPSVAGTTVPSLAHLPPLSLPVLGQFPPLLSNPPLLSQTAAPFVPASVTITAAPATGQAIVATEADSTKATESPAPTDKTLTPS, encoded by the exons ATGGGAGGATCTCAGAGCGTGGAGATACCAGGAGGAGGTTCAGAGGGTTACCACGTCCTCCGG GTTCAGGAGAACTCACCAGGACATCGGGCCGGACTGGAGCCTTTCTTTGACTTTATTGTCTCCATCAATAACTCCAGATTG AACAAAGACAACGACACCTTGAAGGACTTGCTCAAAGCCAATGTAGAAAAGCCAGTGAAGATGCTTGTGTACTCGTCAAAGACCCTGGAGCTTCGGGAGACCACGGTGACTCCCAGCAACCTGTGGGGAGGCCAGGGCTTGCTTGGTGTATCAATCCGCTTCTGCAGCTTTGAAGGAGCAAATGAGAACGTCTGGCATGTCCTG GAAGTGGAGCCTAACTCCCCAGCAGCCCTCGCTGGCCTGCGGCCGCACACCGACTACATCATTGGAGCCGACACCGTTATGAATGAG TCAGAGGACCTTTTCTCTCTGATAGAGAGCCATGAGGCTAAGGGTCTGAAGCTCTACGTAtacaacacagacacagacaactGCAGAGAGGTTGTCATAACACCCAACAGTGCCTGGGGAGGGGATGGCAG CCTTGGATGTGGGATTGGCTACGGATACCTCCACAGGATTCCCACCCGTCCTTTTGAGGAAGGGAAGAAGATCAGCTTCCCTGCAAATTCCTCTACAGAGCCCGTCAGTCCAATAAAAGATGGATTCACAGAG gtCCAGCTTTCAGCTGTAACGTCTCCATCTTCCACACCTGCCGTCTCATCCGGCTTCGAAGATGCACTTTCTAGCATGTCTATCAGCTCCGCTCCACCCCCCATGCCCAGTGAGCTGCAGAcag GCCTGCCCACAGTCCCTCTCCTTCCCTCCACCTCGAGCTCCTCCTTCGTTCCCCTCCCTCCACTGAATCCTGCTGCCACCGGTTTTAACCCAGCCACAACGCTACCAG GCCTAATGCCTCTCCCAGGAGGACTACCTCCGCTCCCCAACCTTCCCAACCTGAACCTGCCACTCCCAGACCTCAGTGCTGTGTCCCTGGCAGGAACCAGCTCCATACCATCAGTAGCAGGAACAACAG TCCCCTCTCTGGCTCATCTGCCGCCCCTTTCCCTACCAGTTCTGGGTCAGTTCCCCCCTCTGCTTTCCAACCCCCCTCTGCTCTCTCAGACTGCGGCCCCCTTCGTGCCGGCCTCCGTCACAATCACAGCAGCGCCCGCCACCGGCCAGGCCATTGTTGCCACAGAGGCAGACTCCACAAAGGCCACAGAATCTCCGGCCCCTACGGATAAAACACTAACGCCATCGTAA